Proteins co-encoded in one Prunus persica cultivar Lovell chromosome G6, Prunus_persica_NCBIv2, whole genome shotgun sequence genomic window:
- the LOC18774560 gene encoding uncharacterized protein LOC18774560: MAVRSVLGKLGRSRFIPDNGRLIMVGSSPTVCSSPHHPSDYYGVVHDQNKADQKSNPFLLGSLMKDPVYCHLDFGGLGPARFAIEELRKKRNIQLQSVRVLRVLAEKDVGLPRYDSYYDLLLEAVDADVMRYFEVTVSLNSRGGLWLEDFCLLVDNKKPIRLYHHLDNFFDAYAKAREQLSFGMRKGNLSLLPPSALPHLSYTNPGHKEETTTPKRRGRTNACEAAKHFDPAAGVPQKFTKPYVRSKKRKFEKARGKRNNEGFRG; encoded by the exons ATGGCTGTTCGTTCTGTGCTTGGAAAGCTGGGTAGGAGTAGATTTATTCCCGACAATGGAAGACTTATCATGGTTGGTAGTTCTCCTACTGTTTGTTCCTCTCCTCATCACCCTTCTGATTATTATGGGGTCGTCCATGATCAAAACAAAGCGGATCAAAAAAGCAACCCTTTTCTTCTTGGATCGCTTATGAAAGAC CCAGTTTATTGTCATTTGGATTTTGGAGGACTAGGACCTGCTCGTTTCGCCATCGAAGAGTTGAGGAAGAAAagg AATATCCAACTGCAGTCTGTGAGAGTGCTGAGGGTGTTAGCAGAGAAAGATGTTGGCTTGCCACGATATGATTCTTACTATGATCTACTGCTGGAGGCAGTTGATGCCGATGTGATGAGATATTTCGAAGTAACAGTGTCACTTAATTCCAGGGGTGGCTTGTGGTTGGAAGACTTTTGTCTTCTCGTTGATAATAAAAAACCTATAAGATTATATCATCACCTAG ACAACTTTTTTGATGCATATGCTAAGGCTCGAGAGCAGTTATCATTTGGTATGCGAAAAGGAAACCTCTCTCTGCTGCCTCCCTCAGCCCTTCCTCATCTCTCATACACAAACCCGGGACACAAAGAGGAAACCACCACTCCAAAACGCAG AGGTAGAACGAATGCATGTGAAGCGGCGAAACACTTTGATCCAGCTGCCGGTGTACCTCAAAAATTCACCAAACCTTATGTCCGGTCGAAGAAAAGGAAGTTTGAGAAGGCTAGAGGAAAGAGGAACAATGAGGGCTTTAGAGGTTGA
- the LOC109949445 gene encoding uncharacterized protein LOC109949445, with product MAMAMTILHKFQIIGTRSSTTFVEGLYRCHMGRKIIISPQSVIQRLGRGDEPNTPYPTWRALELMCIDEVYLEKDWPFSAKKPRNYFAKRIYLNGFQTIHGEKAIQEALDKKLPVMCCVAAHESLASYKWGILDTQKFYGRTCMTYGEDVWSLFHNCGYGEGFYMMCLTGHGIFKGKQYWRAQNSGGETYGEK from the exons ATGGCCATGGCCATGACCATTCTCCAcaaattccaaataattgGAACAAGATCATCTACAACTTTTGTTGAGGGATTGTATAGGTGTCACATGGGGAGAAAGATTATCATTTCCCCACAGAGCGTGATTCAGCGTCTTGGCCGTGGTGATGAGCCGAACACACCATATCCTACTTGGAGGGCCCTAGAACTTATGTGCATTGATGAGGTCTATTTGGAGAAGGATTGGCCTTTTTCGGCTAAAAAACCAAGAAAC TATTTTGCGAAGAGGATTTACCTCAATGGTTTTCAGACCATACACGGAGAAAAAGCCATCCAAGAGGCACTCGATAAGAAGTTGCCCGTGATGTGCTGCGTAGCAGCCCATGAATCACTTGCGTCTTACAAATGG GGTATTTTGGACACCCAAAAATTCTATGGAAGGACATGCATGACATATGGGGAAGATGTTTGGAGCTTGTTCCATAATTGTGGATACGGTGAGGGATTCTACATGATGTGTCTAACTGGCCATGGAATATTTAAGGGAAAACAATACTGGAGAGCCCAGAATTCTGGAGGAGAAACTTATGGAGAAAAATGA